The Siniperca chuatsi isolate FFG_IHB_CAS linkage group LG9, ASM2008510v1, whole genome shotgun sequence genome includes a region encoding these proteins:
- the LOC122881574 gene encoding uncharacterized protein LOC122881574 isoform X1: MPLSRKCIFPGCENLQNNSVSLFKFPKNDEIKKKWIDFVKSHLDGELRITTNTRLCSEHFTPGSFTNFHRRQLGFTDNPLLLVNGAEPTISRPGLHPPVPPTTGAIVGSLCPPISGTGGSASRILPAVRHVASQTDPPERKSVSTQLSMKTLQNHFRSTATQARVPSRDCGVCTLTFPLDSPLLFLQPTIVKRPSKRPRLSITDEKEGPAECSLSMVVHEPEDST; encoded by the exons atgccTTTGTCCCGCAAATGCATTTTCCCTGGATGCGAGAATTTACAAAACAACTCGGTATCCTTATTTAAGTTTCCCAAGAATGATGAGATAAAGAAGAAGTGGATTGATTTTGTGAAGAGCCACCTTGATGGAGAGCTGAGGATCACCACCAACACGCGCCtctgcagtgaacattttacaccGGGTAGTTTTACGAACTTTCATCGGAGACAACTGGGATTCACTGATAATCCGCTTTTACTGGTGAATGGGGCCGAACCAACTATCTCCCGCCCCGGCCTTCATCCTCCCGTCCCGCCGACAACTGGTGCCATTGTCGGCAGTTTGTGCCCACCAATTAGT GGCACAGGTGGCAGCGCTTCTCGAATTTTGCCCGCTGTAAGACATGTAGCCTCCCAGACTGACCCCCCAGAGAGAAAATCAGTCAGCACACAGCTATCTATGAAAACTCTGCAGAATCATTTCCGAAGTACAG CTACCCAGGCGAGAGTGCCCAGCAGAGATTGCGGTGTGTGCACCCTCACCTTCCCCTTGGACAGTCCCTTACTGTTCCTACAACCAACAATAGTAAAGAGACCATCCAAGAGACCTCGACTCAGCATTACAGACGAGAAGGAAGGCCCTGCAGAATGCAGCTTGTCTATGGTGGTTCATGAACCAGAGGATTCAACATGA